A window of Paenibacillus sp. 19GGS1-52 contains these coding sequences:
- a CDS encoding GNAT family N-acetyltransferase, which translates to MGNIMESKVCQLISLISTGARNYVHDAFINQTITLVHYEESHDNHGVFCVVENVDCIIAYAAFSRYSHDETLINLMAKSLQRHLDPNETREVCFNIYGCNEEIVVLAKKLGFATDMEGFQLQYDFSKENKTLEMAPLVEKGFSSAMLDDFIQLFDKAYYNLKVENGWNTETPSKDAFLQSMLSYESEDRVRSFWIEDTLIGAYIIAGEFIRDFVILPEYQNRGYGSLMLKNCIHRMANIMGMKKIFLRVAKTNSGAKRFYERNDFIEQSNFAEHTFVSR; encoded by the coding sequence ATGGGGAATATCATGGAAAGTAAAGTATGCCAATTAATTTCTTTAATATCTACGGGTGCGAGGAATTATGTACATGATGCATTTATCAATCAAACGATAACTCTTGTTCACTATGAAGAATCACATGATAATCATGGTGTTTTTTGTGTGGTTGAGAATGTAGATTGTATTATCGCGTATGCAGCCTTTTCTCGATATAGTCATGATGAAACCTTGATAAATCTTATGGCGAAAAGCCTACAAAGACATTTAGACCCCAATGAAACAAGGGAAGTTTGTTTTAACATATACGGGTGTAATGAAGAAATAGTTGTGCTTGCAAAAAAACTTGGTTTTGCGACCGATATGGAAGGCTTTCAGCTACAATACGATTTTAGTAAGGAAAATAAGACGCTAGAGATGGCTCCACTTGTTGAAAAGGGATTTTCCTCAGCTATGCTTGATGATTTCATTCAACTGTTCGACAAAGCCTATTATAATTTGAAAGTTGAAAATGGTTGGAACACAGAAACACCATCAAAAGATGCTTTCTTACAATCCATGCTAAGTTACGAATCAGAAGATCGGGTAAGATCTTTTTGGATTGAGGATACTTTAATTGGGGCCTATATTATAGCAGGTGAGTTCATTCGAGATTTTGTTATACTCCCTGAATATCAGAATCGTGGGTATGGAAGTCTGATGTTGAAAAATTGTATTCATCGAATGGCGAATATAATGGGTATGAAAAAGATTTTTTTGCGTGTGGCAAAAACAAATAGCGGGGCCAAAAGATTTTACGAAAGAAATGATTTTATAGAGCAGTCTAATTTCGCTGAGCATACATTTGTTTCAAGATGA
- a CDS encoding oxidoreductase, whose amino-acid sequence MNTQGVVLVTGASAGIGKATVKLLLQEGFIVYGASRRVEQMRDIESKGAHIMEMDVTDETSMKNGVNRIIQEQGRIDILFNNAGYGSYGAVEDVPMEEARRQFEVNLFGLSRLTQLVLPQMRKQKSGKIINTSSAGGKIYTPLGAWYHAAKHALEGFSDCLRLEVKPFGIDVVIIQPGATESEWLGVAFEHVEKTSGNTAYSKMAAAFIKTFENPSSKFSPDVIARLVLTAIQSKKPKTRYVAGNAKLALFMRKILSDRMFDRLVYKMFKIR is encoded by the coding sequence TTGAATACGCAAGGTGTTGTTTTAGTCACTGGTGCATCGGCAGGGATAGGTAAAGCTACCGTAAAGTTGCTTTTACAGGAAGGGTTCATTGTTTATGGGGCCTCCAGACGTGTGGAGCAGATGCGGGACATCGAATCCAAAGGCGCACATATTATGGAAATGGACGTCACGGATGAAACATCCATGAAAAATGGCGTTAATCGCATCATACAGGAACAGGGTAGAATCGACATTTTGTTCAATAATGCGGGATACGGTTCCTACGGAGCAGTCGAAGATGTGCCGATGGAAGAGGCACGGCGCCAATTCGAAGTTAACCTTTTTGGATTAAGCCGTTTGACACAATTGGTGCTCCCTCAGATGAGAAAACAAAAATCAGGGAAAATCATCAATACTTCATCTGCCGGCGGGAAAATCTACACTCCGCTCGGCGCATGGTACCACGCTGCAAAACACGCCCTGGAAGGATTCTCCGATTGCCTTCGTCTGGAAGTCAAACCCTTCGGTATCGATGTGGTCATTATCCAGCCGGGAGCAACGGAAAGTGAATGGTTAGGGGTTGCATTTGAGCATGTGGAGAAAACCTCAGGGAATACAGCCTATAGTAAAATGGCCGCCGCCTTTATAAAAACATTTGAGAATCCAAGTAGTAAATTTTCCCCTGATGTTATTGCACGATTGGTTTTAACCGCAATTCAATCCAAAAAACCGAAAACAAGATATGTGGCGGGCAATGCCAAATTAGCTTTGTTCATGCGAAAAATCTTGTCCGATAGAATGTTTGACCGTTTGGTCTATAAAATGTTTAAAATAAGATAA
- a CDS encoding TetR/AcrR family transcriptional regulator → MEFDRVRNDTQRKIRVEQIKNAAIKLFDTEQFHEIDLAKIAKETTFTRGNLYKYISSKEEIFLLVVLDEFKDWISDLKKNFTIEMTHEIQAFSQRWAEVVYRHQRFLKLISMLFTIIERNVTLEKLVSFKSQFSIETVDLNHVIKYVFPVWDDKTIDKFFRVQTHYLIGLFPYTSPTPIQKEAMEQLDINYKSLDFINEFSEFISFTVSYLNHNLKVNK, encoded by the coding sequence ATGGAATTTGATCGGGTACGAAATGATACACAGCGAAAGATCAGAGTGGAGCAAATTAAAAATGCAGCTATTAAGCTCTTTGATACAGAGCAATTTCATGAAATTGATTTAGCTAAAATCGCAAAAGAAACCACGTTTACGCGTGGCAATCTATATAAGTATATTTCTTCAAAAGAAGAAATTTTTCTTCTTGTCGTTCTGGATGAATTCAAGGATTGGATTAGTGACCTTAAAAAAAACTTCACTATTGAAATGACTCATGAAATCCAGGCTTTTTCACAAAGATGGGCAGAGGTAGTGTATCGGCACCAACGGTTCCTAAAGTTAATTTCAATGCTTTTTACAATCATCGAGAGGAATGTGACTCTGGAGAAGCTTGTTAGCTTTAAAAGCCAATTCTCCATTGAAACGGTTGATTTAAATCATGTAATTAAATACGTTTTCCCTGTATGGGATGATAAAACGATCGATAAATTTTTTCGGGTGCAAACGCACTATTTAATTGGATTATTTCCGTATACATCACCAACACCGATCCAAAAAGAGGCCATGGAGCAGTTGGACATAAATTATAAATCTCTTGATTTCATTAACGAGTTTTCTGAGTTCATTTCCTTTACGGTGAGTTATTTAAATCATAATCTGAAGGTAAACAAATAA
- a CDS encoding helix-turn-helix transcriptional regulator, with protein sequence MSLENEKIKILGDFLRSRRERIKPDHVEMVGRFGRRRTPGLRREEVAHLAGVSITWYTWLEQGRVITTSREVIESIGKALQLSSEEHLHLLRLANYGGDGDSSPHSEEINIGLQNIIDQLHYPAIIANLRTEVLAYNRMASEIIVDFHAIPAENRVMARLIFTHPNLRNQLANWKEFADFTLGVFRSYFDQKVNDPWNEEFVRQMCKESEEFMTLWRLHDVQQKKAILYTFDHPTAGRLFFQLNTFSHINGNQNLHCCVFTPVAGTDTEQKLADIQK encoded by the coding sequence ATGTCTTTAGAAAATGAAAAAATCAAAATACTCGGAGACTTTTTAAGATCCCGCCGTGAGCGGATTAAACCGGATCATGTTGAGATGGTCGGCCGCTTTGGAAGAAGAAGAACGCCGGGATTACGCAGAGAAGAGGTTGCTCATCTCGCGGGAGTAAGCATCACATGGTATACCTGGCTGGAACAAGGCAGAGTCATCACCACCTCAAGAGAAGTAATTGAGAGTATAGGAAAAGCCTTGCAGTTGTCTTCAGAAGAACATCTTCATTTGCTTCGCTTGGCAAATTACGGCGGTGATGGGGACTCTTCCCCTCACAGTGAGGAAATAAATATAGGGCTTCAGAACATTATCGATCAATTGCACTATCCTGCGATCATCGCAAACCTTCGAACTGAAGTGTTGGCCTACAACCGGATGGCTTCAGAAATCATTGTGGATTTCCATGCGATTCCTGCTGAGAATCGTGTGATGGCACGCTTGATATTTACCCACCCAAACCTCCGCAACCAGTTGGCGAATTGGAAGGAATTTGCCGATTTCACCTTAGGGGTATTTCGTTCGTATTTTGACCAAAAAGTAAACGATCCTTGGAATGAGGAATTCGTGCGGCAAATGTGCAAGGAAAGCGAGGAATTCATGACGTTATGGCGTTTGCACGATGTGCAGCAGAAGAAAGCCATACTTTACACGTTTGACCATCCCACCGCAGGGCGATTATTCTTTCAATTGAACACCTTTTCTCATATTAACGGCAATCAAAATCTACACTGCTGTGTATTTACTCCCGTCGCGGGTACCGATACTGAGCAAAAACTGGCGGATATTCAGAAATAA
- a CDS encoding zinc-binding dehydrogenase, which produces MKAIIIDQPGGPESLKLHEKPDLQPVPGMLTIDVAYAGVGYFEVLLSRGDFISAFPMPLTPGLEVSGYVRAMGEGVEGFYVGQPVASMTLHDLNGFASMANVRPDLTVPLDQLGADLDLATAAASIVNLTTAYLAIKDVNRMRTGDNVLVHAAVGGLGSYLGQMAKRLGAGKVFGTVGSAEKVKLAASLGYDELFLRTDFIEQTLRATGKKGVHAVFDPVGGNMRKQSLEVLRPLGQLVVVGNASGEEDVMHSFNQIWFSNNQYAGFTLGGYSDSNPVETGIAAREALSMLARKEIHAEIQGVYPLENAAEALTLLEKRNTVGKLVLKM; this is translated from the coding sequence TTGAAAGCTATAATAATTGATCAACCCGGAGGACCTGAAAGTTTGAAACTTCATGAAAAGCCTGATCTGCAACCAGTACCCGGTATGCTGACCATTGATGTCGCTTATGCCGGTGTAGGTTATTTCGAAGTGTTACTGAGCCGCGGTGATTTCATTTCCGCTTTTCCGATGCCGCTTACTCCTGGCTTGGAAGTGTCAGGGTATGTACGTGCCATGGGGGAAGGAGTAGAGGGCTTCTACGTTGGACAACCCGTTGCCTCGATGACACTGCATGATCTTAACGGCTTTGCATCAATGGCGAATGTGCGGCCGGATCTAACGGTTCCGTTGGATCAATTAGGAGCCGACCTCGACTTAGCGACAGCGGCAGCCTCCATTGTAAATCTGACGACCGCTTACCTCGCCATAAAAGATGTAAATAGAATGAGAACGGGAGATAATGTACTTGTTCATGCAGCGGTTGGTGGGCTAGGCAGCTATCTGGGGCAAATGGCGAAACGTCTGGGGGCAGGAAAGGTATTCGGAACAGTCGGAAGTGCCGAGAAAGTGAAGTTGGCAGCATCCCTAGGATACGACGAATTATTTCTCCGAACCGATTTTATAGAGCAAACCCTTCGGGCAACCGGAAAAAAAGGCGTTCATGCCGTCTTTGACCCTGTCGGGGGAAATATGCGCAAACAAAGTTTAGAGGTACTTCGTCCTTTGGGGCAATTGGTTGTAGTGGGAAATGCAAGCGGTGAAGAGGATGTCATGCATTCTTTTAATCAAATATGGTTTTCCAATAATCAGTACGCAGGCTTTACATTAGGTGGATATAGCGACAGTAATCCTGTGGAGACCGGAATAGCGGCGCGAGAAGCATTAAGTATGCTGGCAAGAAAAGAGATACATGCGGAGATTCAAGGGGTGTATCCTCTGGAAAATGCTGCAGAAGCACTTACTCTCTTGGAAAAGAGAAACACAGTCGGAAAGCTAGTTTTGAAAATGTAA
- a CDS encoding U32 family peptidase gives MTELLAPAGNMEALKAAITNGCDAIYLGMQKFGARAYSSNFDLESLKEAVTYAHLRDVKLYVTMNTIVFENEVEEMKEQIHELNKIGVDGIIVQDLTAFDYIVKNFLDMEAHCSTQMGIDDLDGTLLFKELGAKRVVLSREVEIEKVKEIKKIAEIPLEIFVHGALCVSYSGNCLMSGLLGYRCANRGRCVGSCRKDYELMDKTTDTSLGNSYILSTKDLNTIDYIHDLKEIDSLKIEGRMKVPTYVANVVSKYRMALDHKITEEDKENLKKTFNRTFTKGYLFHEDKKDITNILRPNHFGYEIGTISKIIKDTYEITLTRPLNQNDTIRISHNNEDVNLTVVKLYDNEGELINKAEDVCYFKIKEKMSEGDLVYKTKDYFYNKELESSLEKEFKRFNLDIRVYACPDSKLFIDAEGLGFNYSYESEEILGEAINNPTTKDQVIKQFSRLNDTIFELNHVEFEENNAFIPAKLLNAARREIVLGLYDLKLNSQKKRTKALEAKEKISFAPVKPYLTASVTTKEQYDACVSCGIKEIYFKNVVRRNQIDYKEKEGQLLIGGYGGIYHYRETNPFVTDYSLNVVNATSCYELYKLGAQRVTLSYELNKSQIEDLMNAYYEENDGYPALEMIVYGKVPLMFTKYCPMKKMNQCRICKTKSYELKDEHGTFPIISHNDCTTTLLNGKTLNLLDELPNIKGIEALRLNFTVESKEQVVKVINMASGKLNGSMNNAVFNQETDTRGHFNKEIV, from the coding sequence ATGACTGAATTATTAGCTCCAGCAGGAAATATGGAGGCTTTGAAAGCTGCAATTACTAATGGTTGTGATGCAATATACTTGGGAATGCAAAAATTTGGTGCACGTGCATACTCATCTAATTTTGATTTAGAATCGTTAAAAGAGGCTGTTACGTATGCGCACCTGAGGGACGTTAAACTCTATGTTACAATGAATACCATCGTTTTTGAAAATGAAGTTGAAGAGATGAAAGAGCAGATACATGAATTAAATAAAATCGGTGTTGATGGCATTATCGTCCAGGACCTGACTGCTTTCGATTATATCGTTAAAAACTTTCTTGATATGGAAGCACATTGTTCAACTCAAATGGGAATAGACGATTTAGACGGAACTTTATTATTTAAAGAACTTGGTGCTAAAAGAGTTGTTCTGTCCCGTGAGGTTGAGATTGAAAAAGTAAAAGAGATCAAAAAAATTGCTGAGATACCTTTAGAAATTTTCGTTCACGGTGCTTTATGTGTATCTTATTCGGGAAACTGTCTAATGTCAGGATTACTCGGCTATAGATGCGCAAATCGCGGAAGATGTGTGGGTTCATGCCGTAAGGATTATGAGCTAATGGATAAAACAACAGATACATCTTTAGGGAACAGCTATATTCTATCTACTAAGGACTTAAACACAATCGATTACATCCATGATTTAAAAGAAATCGATTCTTTAAAAATCGAAGGCCGAATGAAAGTGCCTACGTATGTTGCTAATGTTGTATCCAAATATCGCATGGCCTTAGATCATAAAATAACCGAAGAAGATAAAGAAAATCTGAAGAAAACATTCAATCGAACATTTACTAAAGGATATTTGTTTCACGAAGATAAGAAAGATATTACAAACATCTTAAGACCTAATCACTTTGGTTATGAAATTGGAACAATCAGCAAGATTATTAAAGATACGTATGAAATAACACTTACACGTCCTTTAAATCAGAACGATACCATTCGAATAAGTCACAACAATGAAGATGTTAATTTAACTGTTGTAAAACTGTACGATAATGAGGGCGAATTAATCAACAAAGCAGAAGATGTCTGCTATTTCAAAATCAAAGAAAAGATGTCTGAGGGAGATTTAGTATATAAAACGAAGGATTATTTCTATAACAAAGAATTAGAATCATCACTGGAAAAAGAATTTAAGCGGTTTAACCTCGATATTAGAGTATATGCATGTCCTGATTCAAAGCTTTTCATAGATGCGGAGGGCTTAGGCTTTAATTATTCATATGAAAGCGAGGAAATACTAGGCGAAGCCATTAATAATCCAACAACGAAGGACCAGGTAATCAAGCAATTTTCAAGATTAAATGATACGATATTCGAACTTAATCACGTTGAGTTTGAGGAAAACAATGCATTTATTCCAGCTAAACTGTTAAATGCAGCAAGAAGAGAGATTGTCCTGGGCTTATATGACTTAAAGCTTAACAGCCAGAAGAAAAGAACCAAGGCTTTGGAAGCAAAAGAAAAAATAAGCTTTGCCCCTGTAAAACCATACCTTACGGCCTCTGTAACGACTAAGGAGCAGTATGATGCTTGCGTGAGCTGTGGAATTAAGGAAATCTATTTTAAAAACGTTGTTAGAAGAAATCAGATTGATTATAAGGAAAAAGAAGGGCAGTTACTAATCGGAGGATATGGTGGAATTTATCACTACAGAGAAACGAATCCGTTTGTTACGGACTATTCTCTAAATGTTGTTAATGCTACTAGTTGCTATGAATTATATAAATTAGGTGCACAACGAGTCACTTTATCTTATGAATTGAATAAGAGCCAAATTGAAGATTTAATGAATGCCTATTATGAAGAAAATGACGGCTATCCTGCACTGGAAATGATTGTATATGGTAAGGTTCCTTTGATGTTTACAAAATATTGTCCGATGAAAAAAATGAATCAATGCAGAATTTGCAAAACGAAGAGCTATGAGTTAAAAGATGAGCACGGAACGTTCCCTATCATTTCCCATAATGATTGTACAACGACTCTCCTTAATGGGAAGACACTTAATCTTTTAGATGAGCTACCAAACATCAAAGGAATCGAGGCGCTCCGATTAAACTTCACAGTTGAATCAAAAGAGCAGGTTGTGAAAGTCATTAATATGGCGTCAGGTAAATTAAATGGCTCAATGAATAATGCTGTCTTTAATCAGGAAACAGACACAAGAGGACATTTTAATAAAGAGATTGTGTAG
- a CDS encoding ABATE domain-containing protein, producing MEKPPFIFIGNHFALDFVNTRKNVKGIRTELLNNFESLVLWLQETDRLALLEGDPLSLSQHDQEKILNKILANAPPANELHLTGAPFQT from the coding sequence ATGGAAAAACCACCGTTTATTTTTATTGGAAACCACTTTGCATTAGATTTTGTGAATACACGGAAAAATGTGAAGGGGATACGAACGGAACTGCTAAATAATTTTGAAAGTCTTGTGCTATGGCTTCAAGAAACGGATAGACTGGCCCTGCTTGAGGGAGACCCTTTATCTCTTTCACAGCATGATCAAGAAAAAATCCTTAATAAAATATTGGCGAATGCTCCCCCGGCCAATGAGCTACACCTAACCGGAGCACCTTTTCAGACATGA